One Nerophis lumbriciformis linkage group LG21, RoL_Nlum_v2.1, whole genome shotgun sequence DNA segment encodes these proteins:
- the gngt1 gene encoding guanine nucleotide-binding protein G(T) subunit gamma-T1: MPVINVDDLTDKDKALMEVNQLKTEVKLQRWLTSKCCEEMKDYIQAGVDEDTLVKGISEEKNPFKEKGGCVLF; this comes from the exons ATGCCTGTCATAAATGTAGACGACCTGACGGACAAAGACAAGGCTCTGATGGAAGTCAACCAACTTAAAACTGAAGTCAAACTTCAGAGGTGGTTg ACGTCCAAATGCTGCGAGGAGATGAAGGACTACATCCAGGCCGGAGTGGACGAGGACACTCTGGTCAAAGGCATTTCGGAGGAGAAGAACCCCTTCAAGGAGAAAGGCGGCTGCGTCCTTTTCTAG